TAAAAAAATAAAACTATCTTTTAGCTACATTAGAGTGAAACACTAAGTAAGCACTAGGGTCTACGGGTTGCCTAAATCGTAATAATTCGAAATGCAAATGCACGCCTGTAGCTCTTCCACTAGA
The window above is part of the Pseudobdellovibrionaceae bacterium genome. Proteins encoded here:
- a CDS encoding M23 family metallopeptidase, producing SSGRATGVHLHFELLRFRQPVDPSAYLVFHSNVAKR